A genomic stretch from Bradyrhizobium sp. 195 includes:
- the map gene encoding type I methionyl aminopeptidase, giving the protein MTISDDDDLTRLKEIGRIVANTLEAMGKALEPGMTTSELDLIGRKLLEGAGARSAPELAYDFPGATCISVNEEIAHGIPGERRIARGDLVNIDVSAEKNGLFADTGASFAVLPATRAVERLCRDGRRAMWTGLQQVGAGKPIAGIGQAIGTFARKNGYSLVRNLASHGVGLSLHEEPTEIATWPDRSERRLMNEGLVFTVEPFLSLGAEWAEDGDDPWTLYSSPAAPTVQYEHTVIATRNGPLIVTLAG; this is encoded by the coding sequence ATGACGATCTCGGATGACGACGACCTCACGCGCCTGAAAGAGATCGGGCGTATCGTCGCCAATACGCTGGAGGCGATGGGGAAGGCGCTTGAGCCGGGCATGACCACCTCCGAACTCGACCTGATCGGGCGAAAGCTCCTGGAGGGCGCCGGAGCGCGTTCGGCCCCGGAGCTCGCCTACGATTTTCCCGGGGCGACTTGCATCAGCGTGAACGAGGAGATCGCTCACGGCATTCCTGGCGAGCGGCGGATCGCGCGCGGCGACCTCGTGAACATCGACGTGTCAGCCGAGAAGAACGGCTTGTTTGCCGATACGGGCGCCTCGTTCGCCGTTCTGCCCGCAACGCGCGCTGTCGAACGTCTTTGCAGGGATGGCCGGCGCGCGATGTGGACGGGCCTGCAGCAGGTCGGAGCCGGCAAACCGATTGCCGGCATCGGTCAAGCCATCGGGACGTTTGCGCGCAAGAACGGTTACAGCCTGGTCCGCAATCTCGCCAGTCATGGCGTCGGCCTGTCGCTCCACGAGGAGCCGACCGAGATCGCAACATGGCCCGACCGCTCCGAGCGCCGCCTCATGAACGAGGGCCTGGTGTTCACCGTCGAGCCATTCCTGTCTCTTGGCGCCGAGTGGGCAGAGGATGGCGATGATCCGTGGACGCTCTATAGCAGCCCCGCGGCACCGACCGTCCAGTACGAGCACACCGTGATCGCCACGCGAAACGGACCTTTGATCGTGACGCTGGCTGGTTAA
- a CDS encoding GAF domain-containing protein: MTTAAGENSTDRNAVLAALGDYIREIANPDHLAYAAAELLGRSLKVSRAGYGTVDISAETITIVRDWNAPGISSLAGVLRFRDYGSYIEDLKRGDTVVCADAEKDPRVGDRAGALEAISARALVNMPISEPDGVVALLYLNNAAPREWSLEELELIRDVAERTRTAVERRRAETAVRENEARLLFLDALNKETAKTRDADGVMAVTTRMLGEHLGVSNCAYADMDPDQDGFTIRGDWAAPGAMHILGHYSLADFGTKAVRELGAGRPLIINDNLKEIAPEEAATFQNIGIGSTICMPLVKEGQLTALMAIHHRGPHRWTSRELALLTEVTERSWAHIERVRSEQAAREAAERLVLANKAAGIGTWDYDPVNDVLRWDSRCKEVFGLSPDAEVSYEASFLRGIHPDDRQRAHEAVSAALNSNAPTGYNIEYRTVGIEDGVERWVAATGEAIFADGQAVRFIGTVLDITAQKKTERHLRLLNDTGASVARERDLEKIVQTVTDAGVELTGAQFGAFFYNVLTADGGSYMLYSLSGVPRSAFENFPMPRNTAVFGPTFEGTGVVRSDDILQDPRYGKNAPRKGMPEGHLPVRSYLAVPVISRTGEVLGGLFFGHAETGKFQPEHEAALLGIAGHAATAIDNARLLTRLEALNAELEQRVADEIAERMKAEEQLRQSQKMEAVGQLTGGIAHDFNNMLAVILGSLNLAKRRLGKGEVNIDRFIEGAIDGANRAATLTQRLLAFSRQQPLAPEVVDLNKMVGGMSELLERSLGELVRLETVLADGLWRVRADPAQLESAIINLAVNARDAMPKGGRLTIETSNVSIDRKFAREYALSPGQYLLIAVTDNGIGIPADVLGKVFDPFFTTKVVGKGTGLGLSQVYGFVRQSGGHVKIYSEVDVGTTVKIYLPRFAGETAASTPSQGVTHPSASLRGETILVVEDDERVRSISSESLRELGYTVIEAASAKEAIRTIESGFVPDLLFTDVVMPDMTGAELATELSKRHRDLKVLFTTGYTRNAIVHNGMLDAGKHLLSKPFAIEDLAAKVRNLLDEG; encoded by the coding sequence ATGACAACGGCGGCCGGGGAGAACTCGACCGATCGCAATGCCGTCTTGGCCGCACTTGGCGACTACATCCGAGAGATCGCTAACCCCGACCATCTTGCCTATGCTGCGGCAGAGTTGCTCGGCCGCAGTTTGAAGGTGAGCCGGGCAGGCTATGGCACGGTCGATATTTCGGCCGAGACCATCACCATCGTTCGCGACTGGAACGCGCCCGGAATCTCCAGCCTGGCGGGGGTGCTGCGCTTCCGGGACTACGGCAGCTACATCGAAGATCTGAAGCGCGGCGACACCGTCGTCTGTGCGGATGCGGAAAAAGATCCTCGTGTCGGCGACCGCGCCGGGGCTCTCGAGGCCATCTCCGCGCGCGCGCTCGTCAACATGCCGATCTCGGAGCCCGACGGGGTCGTGGCGCTGCTGTATCTCAACAACGCCGCGCCCCGCGAATGGAGCCTCGAAGAGCTGGAGCTCATCCGCGACGTCGCCGAGCGCACGCGCACTGCGGTCGAGCGTCGCCGTGCAGAGACGGCCGTGCGGGAGAACGAGGCCCGGCTGCTCTTCCTGGACGCCCTGAACAAGGAGACGGCCAAGACGCGCGATGCCGATGGCGTGATGGCGGTGACGACCAGGATGCTTGGCGAGCATCTCGGTGTTTCCAATTGTGCCTATGCTGACATGGATCCCGATCAGGACGGCTTCACCATTCGCGGCGATTGGGCCGCGCCCGGCGCGATGCATATCCTTGGCCACTACAGCCTCGCTGATTTCGGCACGAAGGCGGTGCGAGAGCTCGGTGCCGGCAGGCCACTCATCATCAACGACAATCTGAAGGAGATTGCACCCGAGGAAGCTGCCACGTTCCAGAACATCGGGATCGGTTCGACGATTTGCATGCCTTTGGTCAAGGAAGGGCAGCTCACCGCCTTGATGGCGATCCATCACCGCGGCCCGCATCGGTGGACGTCGCGCGAGCTCGCCCTGCTCACCGAGGTGACCGAGCGATCTTGGGCGCATATCGAGCGCGTTCGCTCCGAACAGGCTGCCCGGGAAGCAGCCGAGCGGCTGGTGCTCGCGAACAAGGCGGCCGGCATCGGCACCTGGGACTACGATCCGGTCAACGACGTTCTGCGATGGGACAGCCGCTGCAAGGAGGTGTTCGGTCTCTCGCCGGACGCCGAGGTCAGCTATGAAGCGTCGTTCCTGCGGGGCATTCATCCCGACGACAGGCAGCGCGCTCACGAAGCCGTATCAGCAGCGCTAAATTCCAATGCACCGACGGGTTACAACATCGAATACCGAACCGTCGGGATCGAGGATGGTGTCGAGCGCTGGGTTGCCGCGACTGGTGAAGCCATCTTTGCCGACGGCCAGGCCGTTCGATTCATCGGGACGGTCCTGGACATCACCGCGCAAAAGAAAACCGAGCGTCACCTCAGACTACTGAACGACACAGGTGCGTCGGTCGCCCGTGAACGCGACCTCGAGAAAATCGTGCAGACCGTGACGGATGCCGGCGTCGAGCTGACGGGTGCCCAATTTGGAGCTTTCTTCTACAACGTTCTGACGGCGGACGGCGGCAGCTACATGCTCTATTCGTTGTCCGGCGTGCCGCGATCCGCCTTCGAGAACTTTCCGATGCCCCGCAATACTGCCGTGTTCGGGCCGACCTTCGAGGGCACAGGCGTAGTGAGGTCCGACGACATCCTGCAGGATCCGCGCTATGGCAAGAACGCACCGCGGAAGGGCATGCCCGAGGGCCATCTACCGGTCCGATCCTATCTGGCGGTCCCTGTGATCTCGCGGACCGGCGAGGTGCTCGGGGGGCTTTTCTTCGGTCATGCCGAGACAGGTAAATTCCAGCCCGAGCATGAGGCCGCGTTGCTCGGAATTGCCGGCCATGCTGCCACCGCGATCGACAACGCCCGGCTTCTGACCCGGCTCGAGGCGCTCAACGCCGAGCTGGAGCAGCGTGTCGCAGATGAGATCGCCGAGCGCATGAAGGCCGAGGAGCAATTGCGACAATCCCAGAAGATGGAAGCCGTGGGTCAGTTGACCGGAGGCATCGCCCACGACTTCAACAATATGCTGGCCGTGATTCTCGGCAGCTTGAATCTCGCCAAGCGGCGGCTCGGCAAGGGAGAGGTCAACATCGACCGCTTCATCGAGGGCGCCATCGACGGAGCAAACCGGGCTGCCACCTTGACGCAAAGGTTGCTCGCGTTCTCTCGCCAACAACCCTTGGCGCCCGAAGTCGTAGACCTCAACAAGATGGTCGGAGGGATGAGCGAGCTGCTGGAGCGATCGCTCGGCGAGCTTGTCCGCCTCGAAACGGTCCTTGCGGACGGCCTCTGGCGCGTCAGGGCGGATCCGGCCCAGTTGGAAAGCGCGATCATCAACCTCGCGGTGAATGCGCGCGATGCGATGCCGAAGGGCGGCAGGCTGACGATAGAAACCAGCAACGTCTCGATCGACCGGAAATTCGCCCGCGAATACGCATTGTCGCCGGGACAGTATCTTCTCATTGCCGTGACGGACAACGGCATTGGAATTCCAGCCGACGTGCTGGGAAAGGTATTCGATCCGTTTTTTACGACCAAGGTCGTGGGCAAGGGCACCGGTCTCGGCCTCAGTCAGGTCTACGGCTTCGTCCGGCAGTCGGGCGGTCATGTCAAAATCTACTCGGAAGTCGACGTCGGCACGACCGTGAAGATCTATCTTCCGCGTTTCGCGGGCGAGACGGCTGCCTCGACTCCGTCGCAAGGCGTGACACATCCCAGTGCAAGCCTTCGCGGCGAGACCATCCTCGTCGTCGAGGACGACGAGCGGGTCCGCAGCATCTCATCCGAAAGCCTGCGCGAGCTTGGCTATACGGTGATCGAGGCCGCGAGCGCCAAGGAAGCGATCAGGACGATCGAAAGTGGTTTCGTTCCGGATCTGCTGTTTACCGACGTCGTCATGCCCGACATGACCGGCGCTGAACTTGCGACCGAACTGTCGAAGCGACACCGGGATCTGAAAGTGCTGTTCACCACCGGATATACGCGCAACGCGATCGTTCACAACGGCATGCTCGATGCCGGCAAGCATCTGCTTTCCAAGCCCTTCGCGATCGAAGACCTGGCCGCCAAGGTTCGCAATCTGCTCGACGAGGGTTGA
- a CDS encoding COG3904 family protein, which produces MLVRVLFLLACLFPGALRAEGPPAEKAGFSSKLTIYLAKGAPDACGPGCDRWIAIEGQIDQDAASRLRRFLAGVKDTQRPIYFHSPGGNVEQSYVIGRLLRSRKAVARVGRTIATACAAGAQEDAACLKIKNATGEVEADLTTYHAMCNSACGYLFFGATSREVAPDAALAVHNSRLILHFRGNPPPEVVAEARRRRIAGADRDRAAYIAAMGISGELDALIRTVKFESLHVLTRPELYRFGVDTRPLAETMWRLEKGARPFISKVAAVKKESDASFRTMEWRLYCENKKRVPLMFASEIDASATGKKSILMAASADLSKEAGGPPVRLGKYEVWSGAVDPDMVKAVLASHSLQVRETTPESEGKAEVTSFNIDMSGLTSLWIQLGTSCSSAAARPAKPWPANALQPTPWTATPWTAAGSLPNVSAAPSAAPAP; this is translated from the coding sequence ATGCTCGTCCGAGTCCTGTTTCTCCTGGCCTGCCTGTTTCCCGGCGCGTTGCGCGCAGAAGGACCGCCGGCCGAGAAAGCCGGATTTTCGTCCAAGCTGACGATCTATCTCGCCAAGGGCGCCCCCGACGCGTGCGGGCCGGGTTGCGACCGCTGGATCGCGATCGAAGGCCAAATCGACCAGGACGCAGCGTCCCGCCTTCGCCGCTTCCTCGCCGGCGTCAAGGACACGCAGCGGCCGATCTACTTTCATTCGCCCGGCGGAAACGTGGAGCAGTCCTATGTGATCGGCCGGCTGCTGCGCAGCCGCAAGGCGGTCGCGCGGGTTGGCCGAACGATCGCGACGGCGTGCGCCGCAGGCGCGCAGGAGGACGCCGCATGCCTGAAGATCAAGAATGCGACCGGCGAGGTCGAGGCCGACCTCACCACCTACCATGCGATGTGCAACTCGGCCTGCGGTTACCTGTTTTTCGGGGCGACCTCTCGCGAGGTTGCGCCCGATGCCGCGCTGGCGGTCCATAACTCCAGGCTGATCCTCCACTTTCGCGGCAATCCACCTCCGGAGGTGGTCGCAGAGGCGCGGCGGCGCCGGATCGCCGGCGCAGACCGCGACCGCGCCGCGTACATTGCGGCGATGGGAATCAGCGGCGAGCTCGATGCGCTGATCCGCACCGTGAAGTTCGAAAGCCTGCACGTGCTGACGCGGCCCGAGCTCTATCGGTTCGGAGTAGACACGCGGCCGCTGGCCGAGACGATGTGGCGGCTGGAGAAGGGAGCACGACCGTTCATCAGCAAGGTCGCCGCGGTGAAGAAGGAGAGCGACGCCTCGTTCCGGACCATGGAATGGCGCCTGTATTGCGAAAACAAGAAGCGCGTCCCGCTGATGTTCGCAAGCGAGATCGACGCATCCGCCACCGGCAAGAAATCGATCCTGATGGCCGCCAGCGCCGACCTGAGCAAGGAAGCGGGAGGACCTCCGGTGCGGCTCGGAAAGTACGAGGTCTGGAGCGGCGCCGTCGATCCCGACATGGTCAAGGCGGTGCTTGCCTCGCACTCCCTGCAGGTCCGGGAAACCACGCCGGAATCAGAGGGAAAGGCTGAGGTCACAAGCTTCAACATCGACATGTCCGGTTTGACTTCGCTGTGGATTCAGCTCGGGACGTCGTGCAGCTCGGCGGCGGCACGCCCGGCAAAACCCTGGCCAGCGAATGCTCTGCAGCCGACACCCTGGACGGCCACTCCCTGGACAGCAGCAGGTTCCTTGCCGAACGTCAGCGCAGCGCCTTCGGCCGCGCCCGCGCCGTAA
- a CDS encoding helix-turn-helix transcriptional regulator, whose translation MADPRRVEFGDFLRSRREKLSPKIVGLPAGRRRRTAGLRREEVAQLAGIGVDWYVRLEQGRTVSPSVTTIDALARALRLTKTEHAHLKALARDGARAAFVPEIVPPPIRRMIESLKQPAYITGRRWDVLAWNAAAEEIFGFGQLPEQDRNTLLLVLTNKQTRKFYGAGWTDVAKSMVAMFRATHDVWAGDPAFSELLTRLRQGSSEFVKWWEAHDIRSTMSGLKTMNHPTRGVLNFEHTSFQANDDPALKLVIYTPLDGGD comes from the coding sequence ATGGCCGACCCACGGCGCGTCGAATTCGGCGATTTTCTCAGGTCCCGCCGCGAAAAGCTGTCGCCGAAGATCGTGGGCCTTCCGGCGGGCCGCCGGCGGCGCACCGCAGGCTTGCGGCGTGAGGAGGTCGCGCAGCTCGCCGGCATCGGCGTCGACTGGTACGTCCGCCTCGAGCAGGGCCGCACCGTCAGCCCGTCCGTCACCACCATCGACGCGCTGGCCCGCGCGCTCCGTCTTACCAAGACCGAGCACGCGCATCTGAAGGCGCTGGCCCGTGACGGCGCGAGGGCCGCCTTCGTGCCCGAGATCGTGCCGCCGCCCATCCGGCGGATGATCGAAAGCCTGAAGCAGCCGGCCTACATCACCGGGCGACGTTGGGACGTGCTGGCCTGGAACGCGGCGGCCGAGGAGATCTTTGGATTCGGCCAGTTGCCGGAGCAGGATCGCAATACGCTGCTGCTGGTGTTGACGAACAAGCAGACGCGAAAATTCTACGGCGCGGGCTGGACGGACGTGGCCAAGAGCATGGTCGCGATGTTTCGCGCCACCCACGATGTCTGGGCCGGCGATCCCGCCTTCTCGGAACTGCTGACGCGGTTGCGCCAGGGCAGTTCGGAATTCGTCAAATGGTGGGAAGCTCACGATATCCGCAGCACCATGTCCGGCCTCAAGACCATGAACCATCCGACCAGGGGCGTGCTGAATTTCGAGCACACCAGCTTCCAGGCCAATGACGATCCTGCGCTGAAGCTCGTGATTTACACGCCGCTCGACGGCGGAGACTGA
- a CDS encoding zinc-binding dehydrogenase — protein sequence MKAAVLKSFGSPLAIENAPAPVLGTGEVIVDIVATRVLSYMNEVFDGTRNYALDLPIIPGPGGIGRVRAIGPDATKLAVGDWVFCDPTVRSRDDAVAPDIALQGLTAAGPGGMRLQQHFRHGSFAEQMRVPTENVKPLGAITSQQATQWCALGTLMVPYGGFLAAKLRPGESVLVSGATGNFGSAAVSVALAMGAACVVAPGRNEEILADLVRRFGARVKPVKLTGNEDDDRESMKRAASGPVDCVFDIMPPSVGTNVVRAAVMTVRPYGRVVLMGGVGMAGGPGLELPYPWIMRNCISIHGVWMYPPDAASRLIALVRAGLLRLDEYEATAFDLDHANEAIAHAAANGGPFKMTVIRP from the coding sequence ATGAAAGCTGCCGTGCTCAAATCCTTCGGCTCGCCGCTGGCGATCGAGAATGCCCCCGCCCCGGTGCTCGGCACCGGCGAGGTCATCGTCGATATCGTCGCCACCCGCGTGCTGTCCTACATGAACGAGGTCTTCGACGGGACGCGCAACTACGCGCTCGACCTGCCGATCATCCCCGGCCCCGGCGGCATCGGCCGCGTGCGTGCGATCGGCCCGGACGCGACCAAATTGGCCGTCGGCGACTGGGTGTTCTGCGATCCGACGGTGCGTTCGCGCGACGACGCCGTCGCGCCCGACATCGCCCTGCAAGGACTGACCGCTGCCGGCCCCGGCGGCATGCGCCTGCAACAGCATTTTCGCCACGGCTCGTTTGCCGAGCAGATGCGCGTGCCGACCGAGAACGTCAAACCCCTCGGCGCGATCACATCGCAGCAAGCGACGCAATGGTGTGCCCTTGGGACATTGATGGTGCCCTATGGCGGCTTCCTCGCCGCGAAACTGCGACCAGGCGAGAGCGTGCTGGTGAGCGGGGCAACCGGCAATTTCGGCAGCGCCGCCGTCTCGGTCGCGCTGGCGATGGGCGCGGCCTGCGTGGTCGCGCCCGGCCGCAACGAGGAGATCCTGGCCGACCTCGTCCGCCGCTTCGGCGCCCGCGTGAAGCCGGTGAAACTCACCGGCAATGAGGACGACGACCGCGAAAGCATGAAGCGCGCCGCATCAGGCCCGGTCGATTGCGTGTTCGACATCATGCCGCCTTCGGTCGGCACCAACGTCGTGCGGGCGGCGGTCATGACGGTGCGCCCCTATGGCCGCGTCGTGCTGATGGGCGGCGTCGGTATGGCGGGCGGCCCGGGGCTCGAGCTGCCCTACCCCTGGATCATGCGCAACTGCATCAGCATTCATGGCGTCTGGATGTATCCGCCGGACGCCGCGAGCCGCCTGATCGCGCTGGTCCGCGCGGGTCTGCTGCGGCTCGACGAGTACGAGGCCACGGCTTTCGACCTCGACCATGCCAACGAAGCCATCGCTCATGCCGCCGCCAACGGCGGACCGTTCAAAATGACGGTGATCAGGCCCTGA
- a CDS encoding ABC transporter ATP-binding protein, producing the protein MEQQQGAEDVPVIYLHEIKRQYLQGEVPLTILDGAKLALWAGQSVALVAPSGSGKSTLLHIAGLLEAPDSGEVYVSGAPTSQLPDIERTQLRRTDIGFVYQSHRLLPEFSALENVMMPQMIRGLKKSESVKRAKEILGYLGLGDRITHRPAELSGGEQQRVAIARAVANAPRVLFADEPTGNLDPHTADHVFQALMQLVKATKVSMLIATHNMELAGRMDRRVSLSNGQVVELE; encoded by the coding sequence ATGGAGCAGCAGCAGGGGGCTGAAGATGTACCGGTCATTTATCTCCACGAGATAAAGCGGCAGTACTTGCAGGGCGAGGTGCCGCTGACGATCCTCGACGGCGCCAAGCTCGCGCTCTGGGCCGGCCAATCGGTCGCGCTGGTCGCGCCGTCGGGCTCGGGCAAATCGACGCTGTTGCACATCGCGGGGCTGCTCGAAGCGCCGGATTCCGGCGAGGTCTATGTCTCGGGCGCGCCGACCTCGCAGCTGCCCGACATCGAGCGCACGCAGCTGCGCCGTACCGATATCGGCTTCGTCTACCAGTCGCACCGGCTGCTGCCGGAGTTCTCTGCGCTAGAGAACGTCATGATGCCGCAGATGATCCGCGGCCTCAAGAAGTCCGAGAGCGTCAAGCGCGCCAAGGAGATCCTTGGCTATCTCGGTCTCGGCGACCGCATCACCCATCGCCCCGCCGAGTTGTCTGGCGGCGAGCAGCAGCGCGTCGCAATCGCGCGCGCGGTTGCCAATGCGCCGCGCGTGCTGTTTGCGGACGAGCCGACCGGCAATCTCGATCCGCACACCGCCGATCACGTCTTCCAGGCGCTGATGCAGCTGGTCAAGGCAACCAAGGTCTCGATGCTGATTGCGACTCACAACATGGAGCTCGCCGGCCGCATGGACCGGCGCGTCTCACTGTCGAACGGCCAGGTGGTCGAGCTCGAATAG
- a CDS encoding lipoprotein-releasing ABC transporter permease subunit yields MDETMTETVQTAPFAPFEWMLSGRYLRARRKEGFISVIAGFSFLGIMLGVATLIIVMAVMNGFRKELLDKILGLNGHILVQPLESPLTDWKDVADRLSQVQGIRLAAPVVDGQALASSPWNASGVLVRGIRSDDLNNLTSIAKNIKQGSLEGFDDGQGVAIGRRLADQLSLHAGDSITLVAPKGAVTPMGTTPRIKPYKIAAVFEIGMSEYDLGFVFMPLAEAQAYFNRSNDVTSIEVFTTNPDKIDAFRKAVTEAAGRPVFLVDWRQRNSTFFNALQVERNVMFLILTMIVLVAALNIVSGLIMLVKDKGSDIAILRTMGASQGSIMRIFLITGASIGVVGTMVGFFVGLVICLNIESIRQFLSWLTSTELFSPELYFLSKLPAEIDVGETTAVVIMALTLSFLATLYPSWRAARLDPVEALRYE; encoded by the coding sequence CCGCAAGGAGGGATTCATCTCGGTCATCGCCGGGTTCTCCTTTCTCGGCATCATGCTGGGCGTGGCGACGCTGATCATCGTCATGGCCGTCATGAACGGCTTCCGCAAAGAGCTGCTCGACAAGATCCTGGGGCTGAACGGCCACATCCTGGTCCAGCCGCTGGAATCGCCGCTGACCGACTGGAAGGACGTCGCCGACCGCCTCAGCCAGGTCCAGGGCATCCGGCTCGCCGCGCCCGTGGTCGATGGTCAGGCGCTGGCGTCATCGCCGTGGAACGCCTCTGGCGTGCTGGTGCGCGGCATTCGCTCCGACGACCTCAACAACCTCACCTCGATCGCCAAGAACATCAAGCAGGGCTCGCTCGAGGGCTTCGACGACGGGCAGGGTGTTGCGATCGGCCGGCGCCTCGCCGACCAGCTCTCGCTGCATGCCGGCGACAGCATCACGCTGGTGGCGCCGAAGGGCGCGGTCACGCCGATGGGCACGACGCCGCGCATCAAGCCGTACAAGATCGCCGCGGTGTTCGAAATCGGCATGTCCGAATACGATCTCGGCTTCGTGTTCATGCCGCTCGCCGAAGCGCAGGCCTATTTCAACCGCAGCAACGACGTCACCTCGATCGAGGTGTTCACCACCAACCCCGACAAGATCGACGCCTTCCGCAAGGCGGTGACGGAGGCCGCGGGCCGTCCGGTCTTCCTGGTCGATTGGCGGCAGCGCAACTCGACCTTCTTCAACGCGCTCCAGGTCGAGCGCAACGTGATGTTCCTGATCCTGACCATGATCGTGCTGGTCGCGGCGCTGAACATCGTGTCCGGCCTGATCATGCTAGTGAAGGACAAGGGCAGCGACATCGCGATCCTGCGCACGATGGGCGCCTCGCAAGGATCGATCATGCGGATCTTCCTGATCACGGGCGCCTCGATCGGCGTGGTCGGCACGATGGTCGGCTTCTTCGTCGGCCTCGTGATCTGCCTCAACATCGAATCGATCAGGCAATTCCTGTCCTGGCTGACCAGCACAGAGCTGTTCTCGCCGGAACTCTATTTCCTGTCGAAACTGCCCGCCGAGATCGACGTCGGCGAGACCACGGCCGTCGTCATCATGGCGCTGACGCTGTCGTTCCTGGCGACGCTGTATCCGTCGTGGCGCGCCGCGCGCCTCGATCCCGTCGAAGCGCTCCGGTACGAGTGA